Sequence from the Candidatus Aminicenantes bacterium genome:
GGATTGAATGTTATGGTCATTTTTTTTGGCTTGATGGAAAAAGTGATCAGGTTGTAGCCCCACAAGTAGTCTCTCAGGATGGTCAGGTTATGGGTATTTTCGATGAAATTAATCGACGAATCGACATTGACATAGCTTTTATATTTAATGAAATTAGCGGCATAAGCCGGATTGATGGAGCGGATGGGTGAACGGTAGATGTTGGCGATGATCTGAGAACTTTGCATGGAAGGAGAGAAATTGACGAGTGCTTGGCCGGGGGTCATGGAAAAGGCCGGACCAGCAAGATTCGGCGCTTTTTTCTGCAGGATCTGGTAAATCTGGCGGAAATCGGCGCTGGTGTATTGATCGCTGTTGACCAACAGCGCTGCCGGGCCTTCGGCGCCCGGATCATAGAATACCCATTCGCCGGTCCCATGCGCTTTGTAAAAAGTGATGTTGAAGTAGATCGGCAAACCAAGTTTCTGGTCGCCATAGTAATACCACACCTGGGTGGGGTAGATTCCCTCCACATTGTCAAAAGATTCAGTGCTGTTTGGTTCGCCTAAAATCATGTAAAGGCGTCCCATGTCGGTCATCCAGCCGGGCCGCGGCGTTCCGCGTCCGAAATACTGGTTGACATGGCGGAAACGGCTTTCGATTTCGTTGCGGTATTCGTTCACTTCGCTGCCCGGGCTGGGATCACGCTGCTGCCAGAACAGGCGGATGAACATGTCGCGGTCGCGAACGGTCGGCAGCTGCAAAAAGATGCTTATCTCTTCGGGGCTGGCGATATTGGCCACCATGTTCACCCATTCCCGGTAATGGATTTCCAGAGTTTTATAATTATCGTCAAATTGAAAGGTGAAGGGCTCTCTATTTTTTTTTGTGTCCTGGGGCGCAGCTGCCAGGCCAAACAGCAGGCAGACCATGGCGGCGATTAGTAACTTAAAGCAAATTAACTTGGTAAAAAAACAACATAATTTGCTTTCTAAGTTACTTATCCTGCGCAGCAGGGTTAATTTTTTCATGATGATACTATAGCGTAATCCGGGCTTTTTTGGCAAATGGTGGCAGCGTTCCCCGTCTGTTTATCAATAGCCCTGATCGGCGGCCAGGGGCGGCCAGATTTCTTCCATGCTAAAATCGACCCAATACAGGTCGGAGGTATTGGGAATACGGGCCTGGATGGCTTTGCCGATAGCGGACGGGGGATCGGCCAGTTTTCGCCACCAGGCGCCGTCGGCCGAATAGCCGAATTGAAAGCCTACTGGGGAGGCGGAGAATGCCCGGCCCCAGGCTTCGAAATCGGCAAGCATCTGCTCGAGCGAAATGAACTCCTGGCTGTCACTGATGAACGCCAGGCCCTGGCGGTAGCTGGGAGGCATTTTGGATTCCAGCCAGTGC
This genomic interval carries:
- a CDS encoding GWxTD domain-containing protein — translated: MKKLTLLRRISNLESKLCCFFTKLICFKLLIAAMVCLLFGLAAAPQDTKKNREPFTFQFDDNYKTLEIHYREWVNMVANIASPEEISIFLQLPTVRDRDMFIRLFWQQRDPSPGSEVNEYRNEIESRFRHVNQYFGRGTPRPGWMTDMGRLYMILGEPNSTESFDNVEGIYPTQVWYYYGDQKLGLPIYFNITFYKAHGTGEWVFYDPGAEGPAALLVNSDQYTSADFRQIYQILQKKAPNLAGPAFSMTPGQALVNFSPSMQSSQIIANIYRSPIRSINPAYAANFIKYKSYVNVDSSINFIENTHNLTILRDYLWGYNLITFSIKPKKMTITFNP